A single Carnobacterium inhibens subsp. inhibens DSM 13024 DNA region contains:
- a CDS encoding Cof-type HAD-IIB family hydrolase, with product MIKAVVVDMDGTFLNSKHDYNREWFKEIYQKLSKQNIRFVVASGNQYAQLKSFFPESHENISFIAENGALIFEQNTLIREHHFEIDLVGQIITYLKSTHPDVDMILCGIASSYIEKNTSKCFKSIAQTYYHKLQEVDHLQNFCEDKYVKFALSVPVSQTEQIQDSLQTYFGHQIVAVSSGHGSVDIIIPGKHKADGLSFLATKWGISPEDIVAFGDGNNDVEMLQYVGHSYAMENGSSLVKEASKNLAPSNDESGVLQVIEKYL from the coding sequence ATGATCAAAGCAGTCGTTGTCGATATGGATGGAACTTTTTTGAATTCTAAGCACGATTACAACCGGGAATGGTTTAAAGAGATCTATCAAAAACTTTCAAAGCAGAATATTCGTTTTGTAGTAGCTAGCGGCAATCAATACGCTCAATTAAAATCATTTTTCCCAGAGTCACATGAAAACATTTCGTTTATTGCAGAAAATGGTGCCTTGATCTTTGAACAAAACACTTTAATAAGAGAACATCATTTCGAAATCGATCTTGTTGGTCAGATCATCACTTATTTAAAAAGTACACATCCAGATGTAGACATGATTCTTTGCGGTATTGCTAGTAGTTATATTGAAAAAAACACATCAAAATGCTTTAAATCAATCGCCCAAACCTATTACCATAAATTACAAGAAGTAGATCATTTACAAAATTTTTGCGAAGATAAGTATGTGAAGTTTGCTCTCAGCGTACCCGTTAGCCAAACAGAACAAATTCAAGACTCTTTACAAACTTATTTTGGTCATCAAATCGTTGCTGTATCTAGTGGTCATGGGAGTGTAGACATTATCATTCCTGGAAAACACAAGGCAGATGGACTAAGCTTTTTAGCAACTAAATGGGGTATTTCTCCAGAAGACATCGTAGCTTTTGGAGACGGAAATAATGATGTAGAAATGCTTCAATACGTTGGACATAGCTATGCTATGGAAAATGGCTCCTCATTAGTAAAAGAGGCCTCAAAAAATTTAGCGCCTAGCAATGACGAATCTGGTGTACTGCAAGTCATTGAAAAATATTTATAA
- a CDS encoding ROK family protein yields the protein MKSHKPRNIKNHNLNVLRSVLRENRSLSTKDLSAISGLSVVSINKLLSELVETGEVTIQENPAITGGRRASIYQFNQHFTHFLVIQFTEKNQDIIALFHVCNLFGEVIEEKEFTKDELIWDLLKQNISVFIEKDPSISSIIFGIPGVEIEDKLKIMDFEPLSHLNLRQLVQEKFGIQVIIENDINAATLGYAVELNTSDEIYVSLYYPENYPPGAGIVYDGKLFRGKHGLSGEIKHLPLTSNKDIFPKPKEVLVKNIYEALQVVISMYDPTRIVIYTNHLDFSKDDLENIRIELTQVFPYFELSDLRLAESFQEDYLRGLIHLGLENLIHYME from the coding sequence TTGAAATCCCACAAACCTAGAAATATAAAAAACCATAATCTAAATGTCCTTCGTAGCGTGTTAAGAGAAAATCGTTCTTTATCTACCAAGGATCTTTCAGCGATTTCTGGACTAAGTGTGGTTAGTATCAATAAGCTATTATCCGAGTTGGTGGAAACTGGTGAGGTAACCATACAAGAAAATCCAGCAATTACCGGTGGAAGACGTGCTTCAATTTATCAGTTCAATCAACATTTCACTCATTTTTTAGTTATTCAGTTTACGGAAAAAAATCAAGACATCATTGCATTATTTCATGTATGCAACTTATTTGGTGAGGTGATTGAAGAGAAGGAATTTACAAAAGATGAATTGATTTGGGATTTGCTTAAGCAAAATATTTCTGTCTTTATTGAGAAAGATCCTTCTATTAGCAGCATTATCTTTGGCATACCTGGTGTAGAAATTGAAGATAAACTCAAAATAATGGATTTTGAACCTCTATCTCATCTTAATCTGCGCCAGCTTGTGCAAGAAAAGTTTGGTATTCAGGTTATAATAGAAAATGATATCAATGCTGCCACATTAGGTTACGCTGTTGAATTAAATACATCAGATGAAATTTATGTTTCACTTTATTATCCAGAAAATTATCCTCCAGGTGCTGGCATAGTTTATGACGGAAAATTATTTCGCGGCAAACATGGCTTAAGTGGAGAAATCAAACACCTGCCTTTAACTAGTAATAAAGACATTTTTCCAAAGCCAAAGGAAGTTTTAGTGAAAAATATCTATGAAGCACTTCAAGTGGTTATTAGTATGTACGATCCTACTAGAATAGTCATTTATACCAACCACTTAGATTTTTCAAAGGATGATTTGGAAAATATCAGAATTGAACTTACTCAAGTCTTTCCTTACTTTGAACTTTCTGATTTAAGGTTGGCTGAAAGCTTTCAAGAGGACTATTTACGCGGATTGATTCATTTAGGACTTGAAAATCTCATTCATTATATGGAATAG